The nucleotide window GAGGCAGATGCCGAAATACGGAATGTTGTTCTCGCGGGCGTACTTCGCGGCGAGGACCTTGCCCTCGATGCCGCGGTCGCCGAAGCCGCCGGGAACCAGGATGCCATCGACTTCACCGATCACCTCGGCGGCGCCGCGTTCCTCGATCGCTTCCGCTTCCACACGGACGATCTGCACCTTGGTGTCGTGCGCGGCACCGGCGTGGATGAGCGATTCGTAGATCGATTTGTAGGCGTCCTGCAGTTCGATGTATTTGCCGGCGACCGCGATGGTGACCTTGTTCTTCGGGTGGATGACGCGCTGGACAAAACGCTCCCAGTCCTCGAGGGCCGGTGGCGGCGTGTGGCCGAGGCCGATCTTGTCCACGACGAGGCGGTCGATCTTGTCGCGGCGCAGGTCGAGCGGGCACTCGTAGATCGAGTGATCCACATCGCGGAAGGCGACGACGTTCTTCTTCTCGACGTTGCAGAACATTGCGATCTTGCGGCGGTTGTCCTCGTCGAGATCCGCTTCTGTGCGGCAGATGATGATGTCCGGCTGGATGCCCAGCTCGCGGAGCTTCGCGGCGGACTGCTGGGTGGGCTTGGTCTTCACCTCGCCCGCGGCCTTGATGTAGGGCAGCAGCGTCACGTGGATGAAGCACACGTTCTCGCGACCGACTTCGAGGGAGAACTGGCGGATGGCCTCGATGAACAGCAGGCCCTCCATGTCGCCGACAGTGCCGCCGATTTCCGTGATCAGCACGTCCACGTCCGGGTTGTTTTCGGAAACGGTGTGGATGCGTCCCTTGATCTCATCGGTGACGTGCGGAATGAACTGCACCGTCTTGCCGAGGTATTCGCCGCGGCGCTCCTTCTTGATCACGGAGTCGAACACCTGGCCGGAGGTCAGGTTGTTCATGCGGGAAAGCACGCCGCTGGTGAAGCGCTCGTAGTGGCCCAGGTCCAAGTCGGTTTCGGCGCCGTCGTCCAGCACGTAAACCTCACCATGCTGGTAGGGGGACATGGTGCCCGGATCGACGTTGAGATACGGATCGAACTTCTGCATCAGCACCTTGAGGCCGCGGTGTTCGAGCAGGGCGCCGATGGAGGCGGCTGCGAGGCCTTTTCCGAGGGAGGAAACGACGCCGCCGGTGACGAAGATGTATTTCATGGCAGAAGTGGGACGGGGATCAACGTGAAGTGAGAAGGAGGGATTCGACGAGCGGGGCCTGTTCGGGGGTGTCCAGGCCGATCGAGTCGTCGGTGGTGATGAGCACCTTGATGCGCGCACCGTTTTCGAGGGCGCGGAGTTGCTCCAGGGACTCGGTTTGTTCAAGCACCGATGGAGGCCAGGTGACGAAGCGTTCGA belongs to Luteolibacter ambystomatis and includes:
- a CDS encoding CTP synthase — translated: MKYIFVTGGVVSSLGKGLAAASIGALLEHRGLKVLMQKFDPYLNVDPGTMSPYQHGEVYVLDDGAETDLDLGHYERFTSGVLSRMNNLTSGQVFDSVIKKERRGEYLGKTVQFIPHVTDEIKGRIHTVSENNPDVDVLITEIGGTVGDMEGLLFIEAIRQFSLEVGRENVCFIHVTLLPYIKAAGEVKTKPTQQSAAKLRELGIQPDIIICRTEADLDEDNRRKIAMFCNVEKKNVVAFRDVDHSIYECPLDLRRDKIDRLVVDKIGLGHTPPPALEDWERFVQRVIHPKNKVTIAVAGKYIELQDAYKSIYESLIHAGAAHDTKVQIVRVEAEAIEERGAAEVIGEVDGILVPGGFGDRGIEGKVLAAKYARENNIPYFGICLGMQIATIEYARNVCGLEGANSTEFDKNSPHAVICLQEEQKGVEDMGATMRLGSCESIIFAGTKASDLYNSADRIHERHRHRYEVNSDYQQQLQDAGLVISSVSAKEGLVEIVELPNHPFYVACQFHPEFQSKPNKPHPLFSGFVKGALDKALAEA